In Armatimonas rosea, the DNA window AGCCGATGGTGGCGACAATCGCCTCGATGCCGTCGAGCACGAGCTCCTCCGCGGTATCGACATGGCGCAGGGTGATCGGGCACTGCTCGACCAGCTCGTAGCCAGGATGGAACGTGACGCCGCGCTGGCGGAAGTGCTGGAGAAACTCATCCAGGAGCATGGTGTCGCCGGTGCCGCGGAGGGCGGGGAGCGCGGTCACAAAGACCACCTCTTTTCCCTGTGCCGAGAGGGCATCGCACGCGGTGAGGGCGCGATTGGAGCCCTCGCGGTCGAAGATCAGCACACGCTTGGCACTCCCGACCGCCCCTTGTAGCGCCTCGTGGACCGTCAGGGTCTCGGGGAAGCGCACGGGGCGCGAGCCGGTGGCGACAATCACGCAGTCGGGCTGGAGGGCGAGGATACTCTCGGGGGTGGCGCTGGTGCCAAGGCGCACGTCCAGCTTTTTCGCCTGGCGCTGGTAGTACTCGGCGATGCGAGCCCAGGGCTTACGGAGCGGGGACGCGGCGGCAAGCAGCACTTGCCCCCCGATCTGGCCGCTACGCTCTAGGACGATCACCTCGTGGCCGCGGTCGTGGGCGGTGAGCGCGGCTTCCATGCCCGCGGGTCCCGCACCCACGACGACAACCCGCTTCCTCTTCTCCGCCGGAACCAGCTCCGACCAGCCGGGAATCGCCTCGCGGCTGGTGAGCGGGTTGTAGACACAGGTCATGCGGTCCATCGCCCCGTGGCAAGACTGCAAGCAACGCGTGCAGTAGCGGATGTCGTCGAGCCTGCCCTCCTGCGCTTTTTTGGCATGGTGCGGGTCGCAGATATGGGCCTTGGTCATGCAGACCGCATCGAGCCAGCCCGCTGCGAGCGCATCCTCTGCCTGCTGCGCGGTGACGATCCGCCCGGCATGGAGTAGAGGAAGCTTGGTCACCTTTCTCAGCTCCGCCGCCAGTGGCAGCCACTCACCCTCGGGCCTGGGGGTGGGGCCATGGTGAAAACGCGCATCGCCGCCCGTCGTGATGACGTAGTCTACGAGGCCGTCTGCCTCCAGCCGGTGCACCAAACCGCGGTAGACCTCAGGCGTGTTGCCGCGCTGCTCCATGTCATCGAGCTTTACCCGCACGCCCAGCGGCAGATCCTCGCCAATCGCTTGCCGCATCGCGACCAGGGTCTCTCGCAGGAAGCGCTCGCCGCCGACAAAGCCCCCGTACTCGTCGGTGCGGGTGTTCCAGTGGGGGTTGAGCATCTGGGAGTGGAGAAACGACTCGTGGGCGTGGAGCTCCAGCCCATCAACCCCGCCCGCCGCCGCCCGCCGCGCCGCCGCCGCGTGGGCCGCGATCAGCTCCTGGAGCTCGGTGATTGTGGGCACTTTTTTTGGCGCACTCTTGCCGCGCGGACCGGTCGGTGGGGTACTGGGAATCGGGCCAAAGATCGGAACCCCCGGAAGCGGATGGAACCCCGGATGGCAGAGCTGGGCAAAGACCTTCATCCCATGCCGGTGTCCCGCCGCCGCCAGCGCGGCGTAGCGCGGGATGATCTCCTCCGACACATTCTGCATCCAGCCCGAGCCCGGCATCGGGGAGGTCGCCCCGATCACAAACAGCCCGACCCCACCCTTGGCACGCTCCTCGATATAGGCCTCAAACGCCGCCGACGGTAGCCCGCCATCGACCCACCAGCCGGCAAAGTGCCCGCTGATCACGACACGGTTTTTCATCGTCACGCCACGGACACTCCAGGGCGAGAAGAGACGGGGAAACGGTGACTGGCTCATGGCAGGTATTTTACCTGCCTTCCGGTATACTGGGCCAAGATCAAGGGGGCGCGATGCAACAACAAACCTTACCCGAGGAGCAAGCCGTGCCGCTCACCACGAAGTGCAGCAGCAAGAGACTCTGCAACAGGCGCAGAGGCCCGTTTATCGCTATCAGCCCCCGCAGCGCCCGCTGAAGCTCATGGCACTCGCCTGGTACTTAACCGCAGGCGCACTCCTGATCGGTAGCCTCTACAATGGCCAAGAGCCTCTCACGATCTGGGGGATGCTGGTTCCCGCTCCCGTCAGTACGCTACTCTTAGCGGCAGGTGGCCTAGGGTGTCTTGCGTTTGGCTGGGGGAGTGTGCTCCAAGCCCGTGCCCTGAAGGGAAAGCAGTGTAAGCTGGCCTTTCTGGACGACACGGTCGTGCTGCTCGACCTTGGGCGCCCCGGCTCGGAGCAGGAGCTCTTTCGCTTGTCCAAAGTGGACAGATTTCGCGTGGTTGAGACGAAGAAGGGCCGACGGCTGGACGTGTGGCTCACCTCAGGCTTGAGCTCGAATGGAACCAACAGTACTGCGTTTGCCTCCGAGGACATGGGCTCCGTAGAGGAGTTCGATGCCTTTGTCGCCCACCTCCGAGGCAAACTCCCCCCCGAAAAAGAGCGCCGCTAAGAGGCTCCGGGCCGTGAACGGCCCGGAGCGGATTTTAGTTGCGCGGGATGCGCTCGCCGTTTTTTGCGAGCCAGGCGGTGAAGTCCTGAAGCTCAGGGTTGAGCGCTTTCGAGGTCTCCGTGCTCCGTGCGGCGCAGAAGTCGTCGTTGAAGTCGTGGTAGAACTGGAATATATTGCCCAGGTCGTCGGCGCCGGGGAAGCCAAAGGTACGGTAGACCGCTGCGGGAACCGCGTTGTAGACTACTTCCTCACCAAAGACGCCACTTAGCCCGGTTGCCATTGCCGCGCCCGTGACGTGATCGCCCGCGATACCGACAGTCTTGCCGATCCACTCCGCGCCCGCTTTGAAGATCCCGTAGGCGCACTTTCCGATATCCTCCGCCGCGATCCCCGAGAGGGGCTTGTCGCCCATGGGGAGCGTGATGGCCAGCTTGCCATCGGGGCCGCGCTGGGGGCCCATTCCAAAGTAGATAAAGTTATCCCAGTAGAACGACGTCAGCAAGAACGTCGTGGGGACATCGGCGAAGAACGCATTGGCCTCGCCCTTAGCATCGAAGTGGGGAACCTTGTACTTGCCCTGAAGGGTTGGCATCCGGTCATCGGTAAGAGGCACCCACTTGCGCGTGTCCTCCAGCGTGGACCAGATCACATGGGCGACTCCTGCGTTCTTGGCCGCGGTCGCCAGGTTCTTCGCCTGCGCCAGCTCGGTCTCGGTCGAGAAGTGCTCCCAGAAGTTCGTGACACAGTACGCGCCGTGTGCTCCCGCAAAGGCCGCCTCCAGGCTCGCTAGGTCGTCGAGGTTAGCCGCAACCACCTCCGCACCCAGCGCCGCCAGCGCCAGCGCCTTCTCCGACTCAACATTTCGCGTGATCGCACGAACCGCAAAGGTCCCCGCGGGATCGCTCAAGATCGCGCGAACCAGACTGCCACCTTGGGCTCCGGTTGCGCCAATAACCGCAATGATAGGTTTTGTGCTCATAGGTTTATCAATACACACGCCTCAGAAATTAGTTCCACATCACAGTATTAATGTCGCGGAGCGACTTGGTGGCGCTTGCGCCAGAAGCGAAGCGGGCCCGTGTCGTTCCTGACACTAGGGTAAAATAGGGCATGCTTGCTCCGCTCCTCTGTCTCGCTACCCTTGTGCCGCTCCAAGCTCCCGCTCCGATTGCCGCCCGCCTGGAGAGAACCCTTGCGGCTCCGAGCCTGAAACCGGCGACGGTTGGGGTGCGGGTCGTCTCGCTGGACTCTGGCAAGCTACTCTTTGAGCGCAACTCGGATAAGTCCCTAATGCCGGCATCCAACATGAAGATCGTCACCTGCTCCGCCACACTTGCGCTATTAGGGCCCAGTTTTAGCTACACCACAGGGGTCTACGCCAGCGGCGACGACTTGATTTTAAAAGGAAGCGGCGATCCCTCGCTGGACTTTGCGCGGCTCAAGACACTTGCCGCGGCGGTGAAGGCAGCAGGAGTGACGGAGCTCAAGGGACGGCTCCTCTACGATGCGTCGGTCTTCGATACCGACGTCCTAGGCGAGGGGTGGCAGTGGGACGACGAGGAGTTTTACTACTCGGCGCAGGTCTCCGGCCTCTCGTGCGACGAGAATGTCGCGCTGGTGATTGTCAAACCGGGCGCAGTCGGCGAGGCCCCGACCGTCGAGGCCAGCCCGTACTTCACGGTGGAGAACAAAGCGACCACCAGCGACGGCAAGGAGCAAGCGCTCTCGGTGAGCCGTAAGCGGGGGCTCAATACGCTGGTCATCACAGGCACGCTGGGGGCGAAGGCTGAGCCCAAGCGCACCGCGATCACGGTCGAGGACCCCGCGCCCTTCGCGGCGTTTCGCTTCGCCGAGGCGCTCCGTGCGGCAGGGGTCACCGTCTCCGAGAGTGTTGTTCTGGCTCCCGGTAAGACTCCCGACGGCGCGATGCCGGTGGCGAGCTCGGTCTCCAAGCCACTCTCGCAGCTCGCCGCGGACTTCATGAAGCCCTCCGACAACCTCTTTGGTGAGTGCTTCCTCAAGACTCTCGGGGCGATCAAGGGCAAGAAAGGCTCGACCTCCGAGGGCGCAAGAGTGGTCCGAGAGTGGCTCAAGTCCCGCAACATCCCGCTCGCAGGCTTCTACCAGGCCGACGGCTCCGGGCTCTCCCGGATGAACCTCGTTACCGCGCAGCTCCTGATGGGAATCTTGCGAGACCGCGCAGGGGATGCAAATTTCCGCGCTGCCTTGCCCATTGGTGGGGTGGACGGTACCCTGAAGAGTCGCTTCAAGAACACCCCTGCGGCCAACAACGTTCGTGCCAAGACCGGAACGCTCACCGGGGCATCGTCGCTGTCTGGTTATGTCACGACAAAAGCGGGCGAGCGGCTCGCGTTTTCTATCCTCATGAACCACTACGACCGCGAAGGCGGCTCGTCGGTGGCCCGCTCCCTACAAGATGCGCTGGTGATCACCCTGCTTGACCTGCCCGCTCGGCGCTGAGGTCGGAAATTTTTCAAAATATAGATTAGGGAATATGTTAGAATGGCCAGCATGCGCCCCTTATTGCTGGCCCTGTTCCTACTGCTATCTTCCCTCTGCCTCGCCGACGACACGCCGGGGCACTCCAGCCACGGATCTGCATTTGATTCGGGAATGCGGACCAAGCCGTGGGTCATCAAGGGAATTGGCGATACTCCGTTTCCGATTACCTCCAAGGGCCCCGAGGTCCAGAAGTGGTTCGACCAGGGCAACGCCCTGCTCCACTCCTTCTGGTTCGAGGAGGCTGAGCGCTCCTTCCGCTGGTGCCTCAAGCTGGACCCCGAGAATCCCATGGCCTACTGGAGCCTGGCGCGCTGCGGATTCAACTGGTTCACGGTGGGGGTGCCCAACTACGACGATAAAAACTTCGACCGGTATAAAGCATTTCTGAGCGAGGCAGTGCGCCGCAAGAGCAAGGTGAGCGAGCGGGAGCGGATGTACATCGAGGCGTGGGAGAAGACCTACGCGCCGCTGGAGAAGAATCGCGCCAAGACCATGTGTGCGGCGCTCCAGCAGATCGTGATTCGGTTCCCCGATGATATTGAGGCCAAGAGTCTTCTAGCCCTCTACAACATCGGGCAGGGGAGCGCGTTTGCCAATGAGCTGCTGATCCAGCAGGTGCTCGCCAAGAACCCCATGCATCCGGGGGCGCACCACGCCAGCATCCACAACTGGGACGGGGTCTCGTCGGATCAGGCGATTCGGAGCTGCGAGCTCTACGGCAAGTCCGCCCCCGATATCGGCCACGCGATGCACATGCCTGGCCATATCTACAGCAAGATCGGCATGTGGCACGAGGCTGCCATCGCCATGGACTCCGCGACTCGCACCGAGCTGCGGTACATGAACGACCGCTTGGCGCTGCCCTTCGAGACCTGGAACTACCCGCACAACCGCAACTACCTCTGCTACATCCAGGAGCAGCTCGGCATGGCACAGGCCTCGCTCCAAGGCTCCGCCGACATGCTAGCCGCCCCGCGCGACCCGGAGTACAACCCGGCGGAGACAGGCGCGATCGTGGGCCAGGGACTTGAGGCACGGATCCGCGCCCTGATCAAGTTCGAGCGCTGGAACCAGATCCTCGCCCCCAACGGCATCGAGTGGAACGATAAAAACGACGATGGCAAGCTGGTCCGGGCATTTGCGGAAGCGCTTGCCCTCAGCGGTACCGGCAAGAACTTCGAGGCCCGGGAGCGGGTGACAACTCTCCGCTCGCTCTTGGAGAAGCTCAAGGCCACAGCGCCTCCCGGCACGCCGATTCCGTCACCGTCGCCGCTGGACCTGATGGCCGATATCGCCGATGGGATCGTGAGCCTCGGGGAGGGGAGTGTACTCGATGGCCAGCGCAAGCTGCTCAATGCCGCCGAGATGGAGCAAAAATTCCGAGACAAGGGCGAGTACCAGAACGATCCGCCCGGGCAAGCCTGGCCAGTCATGCGCATCCTGGGCGATCACTACCGCAAGAGCGGCGATAACAAGCTCGCCATCAGCTGCTACGAGCAGGCGCTCAAAAACGAGCCCAACGATGGTTTCTCGCTCTCTGGGCTGGCGCTGGCGCACTTCTACAATGGAAATCGGGAGAAGGCGACGGTCTACGCGGGCCGGCTCTCCTATGTCTGGTCCCAGGCTGATCCGAATCTGAAGTGGCTTGAGGACGTGAAGAAGCTCGGTCTGGATGCCAAGCCGATCGCGCAGACACCGCGGCCGGAGCGGCTCTACCAGCCAAAGACCCTAGACACCATTGGTCCGATGAACTGGCAGCCGTTCCAGGCACCGAGTCTTCAGGTCGTGGACCGGAGCGGCAAGAAGGTCAGCCTCCAAGACTACAAGGGTAAGAATGTCATCCTGGTGTTCTTCCTCGGAGATGCCTGTGTCCACTGTGTCGGGCAGCTCAAGTCCCTCAACGACAAGAGCGCGGACTTCGAAGAGCAGAACACAGTGATCTTGGCGGTGTGTAGCCAGACTCCGGCGAAGCTGAAGGCATCGAAGGCGCTGGACCAGGCAAGCATCAAGTTCCTCTCGGACAACGCCCATGAAAACGCCCGCCGGTTCTCGTCGTACGATGACTTCGAGGAGATCGAGCTCCACTCCACCATCCTGATCGACAAGGCGGGCCGTGTCCGCTGGAAGCGAACGGGTGGCGATCCGTTCACCAACCTCGACTTCCTGATGGGCGAGCTCAAGCGCGTCAATAAATCGAAGTAAGGCTAGAGCTTCTCCGCGAAGGCTAGAAACGCGGTCCAGTCCTCAGGGGTCAGGGCGTGCTTGCCCGGGCGCATGAACTTTTGCACCAGCTTCTCGTCGCCGCCCAGTAGCTTCCAGGTGGGCAGGGCGGCGTCGAGGAGGGAGAACTGACCGTCGTAGTTGGCCCAGGTGTCCTCTTGCGCGTTGGAGAGCAGGATCGGGCGGGGCGCGACACAGGCGAGCAGGCAGTGCTGGTCGAAGGGCAGGTCTGCGGTACGCTCATTGAACTTCTTGTAGGCATCGTTGAACCAGTGGGGGAAGACCGTGTTGATGCGCTGGACGGACTCTCCAATCGTCCCGCGGCTCGGGGCCGCGCCTCCGGTGCCGGACTGGTGGGGGATGACCGCCGCCAGGCGCTCGTCGCGCGCACCCGCGAGCAGTGTCGCCTTCCCCAGGCGCGAGTGCCCCAGCGCGATGAGCTTCTTGCTGTCGAGCTCGGGGACGGTCAGTGCCCAGTCCACCATGCGGGAGAATCCCCACGCCCAGAGCGAGACAGCCCGGTACTTGGACTCGTAGAGCGGCGACTCTTTCCGGTCCGCTGCCAGCTCCTCGTAGCAGACAGTCGCAATCGCAAACCCACGCCGCGCCGCCTCCGCAAAGCTCCACGCGGTCGGCCCGGAGTGCAGCGACTCATTTCCCGTGAAGTTCAGCGCCAGAAAGGTCGGGACGGGCTTGGACTGCTTAAGGGGAAGCGTCAGCTGGAGCGCCACCGGGCCAAGAATCCCGGTGTGTAGGCGAATATTGCGGAGCAGAAACCCGTCCATGGGCTTCTCGTTCACCACGGTTGCTTTGGGAGCCTCCGCGGGAGGTGCCTCGCCGTACATCAGCCCGGTGAATTGCTTAAGGAGCTCCGGGCGCCGCTTCGTCCGCCACTGATCCGCGGTGGTGCCCGGTACAAATACGTGAGGGAGCGGGCCAGCAATGCCCTTAAGGTCGTCCATATGCTTAGGTTCGTGCGAGGAGTTGAAAATTCCTCGCTGAAGGCAACCCGTTGCCGGATGTCCTGCTGGACAGAAAATTGTTGGGGCATTTTATCAGAAATGGCCTATCTCACCCGTTTTAGGGGCATGAAGCGAAGTAAAATCCTCATCCCGCTCCATCTGGTATGGACAACAAAACACCGTGAACCCTGGATCACATCAGACATTGAGCGCCAGGTCCACCGGGTTATCGTCGCTGAAGCGACAAAACAGAAGGCGCGTGTGACGGCGATCAACAGTATGCCAGACCACGTTCATCTAGCGGTGATGTTTCCGGCGACGATCTCAGTGGCAGTGTTTATGAAACAGGTTAAAGGGGCCAGCTCGGCGCTGCTCCGAGCGGAGCTTTGCCATGGGCAAATGAGGCATTGGCAGGAGGGATACGGAGCTTTCGCTTTCCAGATCGGCTTGATGAGCCGTGTCGTGGCCTATATCAAGAATCAGAAAGAGCACCACGGAGACGAAACCACGTGGCCAAGCCTCGAAACGACTACCGAGGAAGTTGCCCCGCCCGGAGGGCGTTCGGCGCGAAGCGTCACCAGCGAGGAATTTTCAACTCCTCGCACGAACCTACCGGCATGACAACGCTGTATTCCTCTGAGCTGATCTTTCCCCTCGGCAAGCTGCATAGCCATAGCAGTAGTATCGTCGAGTTTCCCCGCGGCCAGCTGCTGGTCTGCTGGTACATGGGCTCGGGCGAGCGCAAGGCCGACGATGTTCGCATCATGGGGGCGACCAAGCCGCTCAAGGGAGGCACTTGGTCCAAGCCCTTTGTCCTGGCCGACACGCCGGGCTTTCCCGATACGAACTGTGTGCTTGCGGTCAATGGCGACGGGCGGCTCTGGCTGTTTTATGGGACCCAGCTGGATAACAACTGGGAGAGCACGCTGCTCAAGTATAAAGTGGGGCGCAAGGTTGGGCAGTGGGACGACATGGGGGTGGTGCCGCTGAAGCCCGGCGACGAGGAGTTCCCTGCCGAGGTGCGCGCCAAGCTTCCCGCGGTGCTGGCGGCCTATCCGGAGCTGGAGAGGTACCGCGGCGAGCTGCTGGCGATGGCCGACAACAAGCTCAAGCGGCGCATGGGCTGGATGGGGCGCTGCAAGCCGATGGTCGAGGGCAAGCGGATGCTGCTGCCGCTCTACTCCGATGGCTACAACTTCTCCCTGGTCGCCATCACCGACGATGCAGGGGGGACATGGCGCTGCTCGAAGCCGCTGATCGGGCCGGGAGCCGTGCAGCCGAGCTTGGTGCGCCGCAAAGACGGTACGATTGTCGCGTTTTGTCGCAACAACGGCCCCGCGCCGCAGCGCATGCTGGTGAGTGAGTCCAGCGACAACGGCGTGACATGGACCGTCGCGACCCACAATGCGCTCCTCAACCCCGGCTCGAGTGTGGACATCCTCAAGCTCAAAGACACCCGCTGGCTCTTGTGCTACAACGACACGGAGGACGGTCGCCACCAGCTCGCGGTCTCGGTCTCAGAGGATGAAGGCAAGACGTGGGGGAAGACACAGCACCTAGATGAGGCTGAGGTGGCCAGTAAGTCCTACCCGTCGCTTCTGCAAGCATCGGATGGCTCGGTGCATATCACGTATAGTTTTAGTAGCTCAGGCGGCGAGGCGATCAAGCACGTCGTGCTCAGTCCACCTTGATAAAGCCGAAGTAGAACACCAGACCAATCAGCCCGATCACGACAATCAACCCGAAAATGGTTGGGCCATTGTTTGCCTTGGACTTAGTGGATTTTGACGATTGTTGGCGCGTTGCCATAGCGGGCATTGTACCAAATTTTTCACAGCATGCCATTTTGAACCTTGGACTGGGGGCCGCGTCTTTGTAGGCAGAACGCACGAAGGTGCTTCGAAAGGAACTGAACACCATGAACCTGAAACGATTTTCCCTGCTCTGCAGCGCTGCCTTAGCCCTTGTCGCAACCACCGCCTTTGCACAGGACACCAAGCCTGGTACGGGAGCACCCGGTCAAGACACCAAGCCTGCCAAGGGCGAGCGCAAGGCCAATCCGCTGAGCGCCAAGGCCCTAGAGAAAGCCCTTGAGCTGAAGCCAGAGCAGGTCGAGAAGCTCAAGCCCGCCTTCAAGAAGCTCGCCGACACCCGCAAGGAGCTAGCGACGGTCACCGATCGCAAGGAGAAGTCGGAGAAGATGGCGGCAGCGACCAAGGAACTTGTGAAGTCGATCGAGGAGGTCCTCACTCCCGAGCAGAAGACCAAGTTCGACGAGATCAAGAAGACGATGGCTGCGGGCAAAAAAGGCAAGAAGAAGAACAACTAAGTTCTCCAAATAATAAACTCCGGGACAGGAACTCTGCCCGGAGTTTTTATTTTGTGGACTCCCAAAGAACCGGGAAATCACGGAGCTCGTTCTCTACTTGAGGGAGAAGTGGCCCGAAGATACAAAGGCTTTGTTGTCCTGGATGGCCGTAGGTGCCCCAGCGAAAGCTGTCGTCTAGGAAAAAATAATGATCTCCATCGGGGAGAACAGGTATCGGCCAGTGTGTATCCGTGACAAGCAGGTGGGGACCAACTGAGTAGCAAGGGTGCTGCCAGTCCAAGACAAGGATTCGTTGTCCCGAGGGAACCATCCTGCAAAACGTTGGCCGGAGAAGCTCGGCGAAGAATGCCTGTCCTTCCGGCGAATAATGGGTAGTGATCGTGTAGGTTCGTGAGGGAGCTGGCGCTAGGATTCCCGGTACGTCGTCGTACCAATTGAACGCGGGACGGAGTACGGTCTCGACCCGCTCCCACACGAGATTTTCGTCCTCGGCAGTGAGCACTTGCCACGCTTGTTTAGGCAAGGATGTCTTTCAAGACGCGGGCTTCGTCGGTGGGGCCGATGAGACGGTTGTTCAGGCCTTGGTACGGATAGTTAAACGTGAACGGATCGAGCCCGAGCTGGTGGAGAATCGTGGCCTGGAGGTCGCGGACACTGACCTTGTTCTCGACAATGTTGTAGCCTAGCTCGTCGGTGGCACCGTAGCTCAGGCCGCCCTTGATCCCGCCGCCCGCCATCCACATCGTGTAGGCGACCGGGTGGTGGTCCCGTCCGATAAAACCCTTCTTAAGCTCTTTGTTCACATTGTTCTGCATCATCGGGGTGCGGCCAAACTCGCCTCCCCAGATAATCAGCGTGGAATCAAGGAGGCCGCGCTGCTTGAGGTCCTTGATGAGCGCGGCGATCGCGCGGTCGCTGTAGCGGCACTTGATGGGCAGAGTCTCATCGAGCGACTCGCCCGGGGAGCTGCCATGGTGGTCCCAGCCCCAGTCGTAGAGCTGGACAAAGCGCACGCCTTTTTCGACCAGACGCCGCGCAAGGAGGCAGTTGTTGGCGAAGGTCGGATCGTCGCCCTTGTAGCTCGCCCGGGGATCGTCGAGGCTCTCCACCGGGGAGACATAGCCCGGCTTCGCGCCATAGAGATCGAGGATATGCTGCGGCTCCTTGGAGATATCCATCACCTCCGGCACCGAGACCTGCATTCGAAACGCCAGCTCGTACTGCTGGATGCGGGTGAGGGTCTCGGGATCGCCGACCGCCTTGACCTGCTGGTCGTTGAGGTCCTTGAGCGCATCGAGGGTCTTGCGGCGCAGCTCGCGGCTCATTCCGCTGGGGTTGGAAAGATAAAGGACCGGGTCGCCGTCGG includes these proteins:
- a CDS encoding DUF2716 domain-containing protein, yielding MLTAEDENLVWERVETVLRPAFNWYDDVPGILAPAPSRTYTITTHYSPEGQAFFAELLRPTFCRMVPSGQRILVLDWQHPCYSVGPHLLVTDTHWPIPVLPDGDHYFFLDDSFRWGTYGHPGQQSLCIFGPLLPQVENELRDFPVLWESTK
- a CDS encoding sialidase family protein; the encoded protein is MTTLYSSELIFPLGKLHSHSSSIVEFPRGQLLVCWYMGSGERKADDVRIMGATKPLKGGTWSKPFVLADTPGFPDTNCVLAVNGDGRLWLFYGTQLDNNWESTLLKYKVGRKVGQWDDMGVVPLKPGDEEFPAEVRAKLPAVLAAYPELERYRGELLAMADNKLKRRMGWMGRCKPMVEGKRMLLPLYSDGYNFSLVAITDDAGGTWRCSKPLIGPGAVQPSLVRRKDGTIVAFCRNNGPAPQRMLVSESSDNGVTWTVATHNALLNPGSSVDILKLKDTRWLLCYNDTEDGRHQLAVSVSEDEGKTWGKTQHLDEAEVASKSYPSLLQASDGSVHITYSFSSSGGEAIKHVVLSPP
- a CDS encoding FAD-dependent oxidoreductase; this encodes MSQSPFPRLFSPWSVRGVTMKNRVVISGHFAGWWVDGGLPSAAFEAYIEERAKGGVGLFVIGATSPMPGSGWMQNVSEEIIPRYAALAAAGHRHGMKVFAQLCHPGFHPLPGVPIFGPIPSTPPTGPRGKSAPKKVPTITELQELIAAHAAAARRAAAGGVDGLELHAHESFLHSQMLNPHWNTRTDEYGGFVGGERFLRETLVAMRQAIGEDLPLGVRVKLDDMEQRGNTPEVYRGLVHRLEADGLVDYVITTGGDARFHHGPTPRPEGEWLPLAAELRKVTKLPLLHAGRIVTAQQAEDALAAGWLDAVCMTKAHICDPHHAKKAQEGRLDDIRYCTRCLQSCHGAMDRMTCVYNPLTSREAIPGWSELVPAEKRKRVVVVGAGPAGMEAALTAHDRGHEVIVLERSGQIGGQVLLAAASPLRKPWARIAEYYQRQAKKLDVRLGTSATPESILALQPDCVIVATGSRPVRFPETLTVHEALQGAVGSAKRVLIFDREGSNRALTACDALSAQGKEVVFVTALPALRGTGDTMLLDEFLQHFRQRGVTFHPGYELVEQCPITLRHVDTAEELVLDGIEAIVATIGSTPESSLTHALRESGVELYTIGDANLPQTVEAATYQGARIGRRV
- a CDS encoding NmrA/HSCARG family protein, whose product is MSTKPIIAVIGATGAQGGSLVRAILSDPAGTFAVRAITRNVESEKALALAALGAEVVAANLDDLASLEAAFAGAHGAYCVTNFWEHFSTETELAQAKNLATAAKNAGVAHVIWSTLEDTRKWVPLTDDRMPTLQGKYKVPHFDAKGEANAFFADVPTTFLLTSFYWDNFIYFGMGPQRGPDGKLAITLPMGDKPLSGIAAEDIGKCAYGIFKAGAEWIGKTVGIAGDHVTGAAMATGLSGVFGEEVVYNAVPAAVYRTFGFPGADDLGNIFQFYHDFNDDFCAARSTETSKALNPELQDFTAWLAKNGERIPRN
- the tnpA gene encoding IS200/IS605 family transposase; this encodes MAYLTRFRGMKRSKILIPLHLVWTTKHREPWITSDIERQVHRVIVAEATKQKARVTAINSMPDHVHLAVMFPATISVAVFMKQVKGASSALLRAELCHGQMRHWQEGYGAFAFQIGLMSRVVAYIKNQKEHHGDETTWPSLETTTEEVAPPGGRSARSVTSEEFSTPRTNLPA
- a CDS encoding redoxin domain-containing protein, which translates into the protein MRPLLLALFLLLSSLCLADDTPGHSSHGSAFDSGMRTKPWVIKGIGDTPFPITSKGPEVQKWFDQGNALLHSFWFEEAERSFRWCLKLDPENPMAYWSLARCGFNWFTVGVPNYDDKNFDRYKAFLSEAVRRKSKVSERERMYIEAWEKTYAPLEKNRAKTMCAALQQIVIRFPDDIEAKSLLALYNIGQGSAFANELLIQQVLAKNPMHPGAHHASIHNWDGVSSDQAIRSCELYGKSAPDIGHAMHMPGHIYSKIGMWHEAAIAMDSATRTELRYMNDRLALPFETWNYPHNRNYLCYIQEQLGMAQASLQGSADMLAAPRDPEYNPAETGAIVGQGLEARIRALIKFERWNQILAPNGIEWNDKNDDGKLVRAFAEALALSGTGKNFEARERVTTLRSLLEKLKATAPPGTPIPSPSPLDLMADIADGIVSLGEGSVLDGQRKLLNAAEMEQKFRDKGEYQNDPPGQAWPVMRILGDHYRKSGDNKLAISCYEQALKNEPNDGFSLSGLALAHFYNGNREKATVYAGRLSYVWSQADPNLKWLEDVKKLGLDAKPIAQTPRPERLYQPKTLDTIGPMNWQPFQAPSLQVVDRSGKKVSLQDYKGKNVILVFFLGDACVHCVGQLKSLNDKSADFEEQNTVILAVCSQTPAKLKASKALDQASIKFLSDNAHENARRFSSYDDFEEIELHSTILIDKAGRVRWKRTGGDPFTNLDFLMGELKRVNKSK
- the dacB gene encoding D-alanyl-D-alanine carboxypeptidase/D-alanyl-D-alanine endopeptidase, with product MLAPLLCLATLVPLQAPAPIAARLERTLAAPSLKPATVGVRVVSLDSGKLLFERNSDKSLMPASNMKIVTCSATLALLGPSFSYTTGVYASGDDLILKGSGDPSLDFARLKTLAAAVKAAGVTELKGRLLYDASVFDTDVLGEGWQWDDEEFYYSAQVSGLSCDENVALVIVKPGAVGEAPTVEASPYFTVENKATTSDGKEQALSVSRKRGLNTLVITGTLGAKAEPKRTAITVEDPAPFAAFRFAEALRAAGVTVSESVVLAPGKTPDGAMPVASSVSKPLSQLAADFMKPSDNLFGECFLKTLGAIKGKKGSTSEGARVVREWLKSRNIPLAGFYQADGSGLSRMNLVTAQLLMGILRDRAGDANFRAALPIGGVDGTLKSRFKNTPAANNVRAKTGTLTGASSLSGYVTTKAGERLAFSILMNHYDREGGSSVARSLQDALVITLLDLPARR
- a CDS encoding DUF1501 domain-containing protein; the protein is MNPRDDFRLLSAQALTRRHFFGRLGLGFGALALDALTANAKAGGKAKAVIYLHMAGSPSQLELFEHKPELKKHTDQDCPEEFLKGKRFAFIRGVPKMLGGIFEFKQHGQSGQWLSEQLPHLATVADELCVIRSVNTEQFNHAPAQLFMHTGNARLGYPSMGSWVTYGLGTTNKDLPGFVVLSSGGKTPDAGKSVWGSGFLPSVYQGVQCRTDGDPVLYLSNPSGMSRELRRKTLDALKDLNDQQVKAVGDPETLTRIQQYELAFRMQVSVPEVMDISKEPQHILDLYGAKPGYVSPVESLDDPRASYKGDDPTFANNCLLARRLVEKGVRFVQLYDWGWDHHGSSPGESLDETLPIKCRYSDRAIAALIKDLKQRGLLDSTLIIWGGEFGRTPMMQNNVNKELKKGFIGRDHHPVAYTMWMAGGGIKGGLSYGATDELGYNIVENKVSVRDLQATILHQLGLDPFTFNYPYQGLNNRLIGPTDEARVLKDILA